A window of Apium graveolens cultivar Ventura chromosome 8, ASM990537v1, whole genome shotgun sequence contains these coding sequences:
- the LOC141678196 gene encoding protein IQ-domain 26-like isoform X1 produces the protein MGKATRWLKGLFGMKKDKDPTENTNSGDRKNKNGQNVGHSGRGSTGLLHNPATIPPNITPAEVSWLRSNFFNDSDTEQTKHAIAVAAATAAAADAAVAAAQAAAEVVRLTSRGNKLGGGRERLAAVKIQSLFRGYLSRKALRALRGLVKLQALVRGFLVRKQATATLYSMQALIRAQATVRAHKSSAFIRKDGERFQSLFRARKSIEKCDETRSEHATSIHSRRLSGTFDNAIDESPKIVEVDTGRPKSRSRRSNTWVSDCTEDPHSQTLSSPLPCRVPSRIWIPDCRNCRDSDWGLTGDECRFSTAQSTPRFANSVGSNAPITPSKSVCLDGLFRQCTNSPSYMASTQSFKAKLRSQSAPKQRPETGQGSRKKLSLNEMMESRSSLSGVKMQRSCSQVQDVVTFKNAIMGKFDKSSDFVKAPMKDCYM, from the exons ATGGGCAAGGCAACAAGGTGGCTGAAGGGTTTGTTTGGGATGAAGAAAGATAAAGACCCAACAGAAAACACAAATTCCGGTGACCGGAAAAACAAGAATGGCCAAAATGTTGGTCACTCCGGCAGAGGCTCAACTGGGCTACTTCACAATCCAGCCACAATACCACCTAACATAACTCCAGCGGAGGTTTCATGGTTAAGGTCCAACTTCTTCAATGACTCCGACACTGAGCAGACTAAACATGCAATTGCAGTGGCTGCTGCGACGGCTGCAGCAGCAGACGCAGCGGTAGCTGCTGCACAGGCGGCAGCGGAAGTTGTTCGGCTGACTAGCCGAGGTAACAAGCTGGGCGGTGGCCGCGAGAGGTTGGCTGCCGTCAAGATTCAAAGTCTTTTCCGGGGATACTTG TCGAGAAAAGCACTCAGGGCATTGAGAGGACTAGTGAAGCTACAAGCACTTGTCAGAGGTTTTCTTGTAAGAAAACAAGCTACAGCTACACTTTACAGTATGCAGGCTTTAATAAGAGCACAAGCCACTGTACGTGCCCATAAAAGTAGTGCATTTATCAGGAAGGACGGTGAAAGATTTCAATCGCTTTTTCGAGCTCGAAAATCCATC GAGAAATGTGATGAAACGAGGAGTGAACATGCAACATCAATTCACAGCAGGAGACTTTCAGGAACATTTGATAATGCAATTGATGAAAGTCCAAAAATTGTGGAGGTAGACACAGGAAGGCCTAAATCAAGATCCAGAAGAAGCAACACGTGGGTTTCAGATTGTACTGAAGACCCGCATAGCCAAACACTCTCCTCACCACTCCCATGTCGGGTTCCATCACGGATATGGATACCTGATTGCCGTAATTGTCGTGATTCTGACTGGGGGCTCACCGGAGATGAATGCCGGTTCTCCACAGCCCAAAGCACTCCTAGGTTTGCTAATTCAGTCGGGTCAAATGCACCAATTACACCGTCGAAAAGTGTTTGTTTGGACGGGCTTTTCAGGCAATGTACTAATTCTCCAAGTTATATGGCAAGTACACAATCATTCAAGGCAAAGTTGAGGTCTCAAAGTGCTCCAAAACAGAGGCCAGAGACAGGGCAAGGGTCAAGAAAGAAGCTCTCACTTAATGAAATGATGGAGTCAAGAAGTAGTTTGAGTGGGGTTAAAATGCAAAGGTCATGCTCTCAAGTTCAAGATGTGGTTACTTTTAAAAATGCTATTATGGGCAAGTTTGATAAGTCTTCAGATTTTGTTAAAGCCCCAATGAAAGATTGCTACATGTAA
- the LOC141678196 gene encoding protein IQ-domain 26-like isoform X2, which produces MGKATRWLKGLFGMKKDKDPTENTNSGDRKNKNGQNVGHSGRGSTGLLHNPATIPPNITPAEVSWLRSNFFNDSDTEQTKHAIAVAAATAAAADAAVAAAQAAAEVVRLTSRGNKLGGGRERLAAVKIQSLFRGYLSRKALRALRGLVKLQALVRGFLVRKQATATLYSMQALIRAQATVRAHKSSAFIRKDGERFQSLFRARKSIKCDETRSEHATSIHSRRLSGTFDNAIDESPKIVEVDTGRPKSRSRRSNTWVSDCTEDPHSQTLSSPLPCRVPSRIWIPDCRNCRDSDWGLTGDECRFSTAQSTPRFANSVGSNAPITPSKSVCLDGLFRQCTNSPSYMASTQSFKAKLRSQSAPKQRPETGQGSRKKLSLNEMMESRSSLSGVKMQRSCSQVQDVVTFKNAIMGKFDKSSDFVKAPMKDCYM; this is translated from the exons ATGGGCAAGGCAACAAGGTGGCTGAAGGGTTTGTTTGGGATGAAGAAAGATAAAGACCCAACAGAAAACACAAATTCCGGTGACCGGAAAAACAAGAATGGCCAAAATGTTGGTCACTCCGGCAGAGGCTCAACTGGGCTACTTCACAATCCAGCCACAATACCACCTAACATAACTCCAGCGGAGGTTTCATGGTTAAGGTCCAACTTCTTCAATGACTCCGACACTGAGCAGACTAAACATGCAATTGCAGTGGCTGCTGCGACGGCTGCAGCAGCAGACGCAGCGGTAGCTGCTGCACAGGCGGCAGCGGAAGTTGTTCGGCTGACTAGCCGAGGTAACAAGCTGGGCGGTGGCCGCGAGAGGTTGGCTGCCGTCAAGATTCAAAGTCTTTTCCGGGGATACTTG TCGAGAAAAGCACTCAGGGCATTGAGAGGACTAGTGAAGCTACAAGCACTTGTCAGAGGTTTTCTTGTAAGAAAACAAGCTACAGCTACACTTTACAGTATGCAGGCTTTAATAAGAGCACAAGCCACTGTACGTGCCCATAAAAGTAGTGCATTTATCAGGAAGGACGGTGAAAGATTTCAATCGCTTTTTCGAGCTCGAAAATCCATC AAATGTGATGAAACGAGGAGTGAACATGCAACATCAATTCACAGCAGGAGACTTTCAGGAACATTTGATAATGCAATTGATGAAAGTCCAAAAATTGTGGAGGTAGACACAGGAAGGCCTAAATCAAGATCCAGAAGAAGCAACACGTGGGTTTCAGATTGTACTGAAGACCCGCATAGCCAAACACTCTCCTCACCACTCCCATGTCGGGTTCCATCACGGATATGGATACCTGATTGCCGTAATTGTCGTGATTCTGACTGGGGGCTCACCGGAGATGAATGCCGGTTCTCCACAGCCCAAAGCACTCCTAGGTTTGCTAATTCAGTCGGGTCAAATGCACCAATTACACCGTCGAAAAGTGTTTGTTTGGACGGGCTTTTCAGGCAATGTACTAATTCTCCAAGTTATATGGCAAGTACACAATCATTCAAGGCAAAGTTGAGGTCTCAAAGTGCTCCAAAACAGAGGCCAGAGACAGGGCAAGGGTCAAGAAAGAAGCTCTCACTTAATGAAATGATGGAGTCAAGAAGTAGTTTGAGTGGGGTTAAAATGCAAAGGTCATGCTCTCAAGTTCAAGATGTGGTTACTTTTAAAAATGCTATTATGGGCAAGTTTGATAAGTCTTCAGATTTTGTTAAAGCCCCAATGAAAGATTGCTACATGTAA
- the LOC141676846 gene encoding protein DETOXIFICATION 51-like yields the protein MCNPNKTRAITFSDNYYFNLLSLPLSTKSNETAPKEETSHVLSETKSLIKLASPIALTALILYARSIISMIFLGHLGDTELAAGSLAMAFANITGYSVLSGLALGMEPLCTQAFGAQRPKLLSLTLQRTILFLMVFSIPIIYLWLNISHVLLFLHQEPNITALGRTYLVFAIPDLVTNSFIHPIRIYLRAQGITYPLTFASFVGTILHLPINILLVSHLRLGVAGVAAASAASNLVVLVTVVCYVWASGIHVPTWAAPTRECLTGWMPLIRLAAPSCVSVCLEWWWYEIMIVLCGLLVDPKATVASMGVLIQTTSLIYVFPSSLSFAVSTRVGNELGANRPDKARVSAVVSIFLAGLMGFCAMSFAILVKDVWAHMFTSDSNILHLTSTVLPILGLCELGNCPQTIGCGVVRGTARPSTAANVNLGAFYLVGMPVAIGLGFWYDLGFSGLWLGMLAAQFCCAGFMLCVVGSTDWEDQAKKAQALTCSESKETKVPSGEGKETVICITVT from the coding sequence ATGTGTAATCCGAACAAAACTCGCGCAATCACTTTCAGTGATAATTACTATTTCAATCTCTTATCGTTACCTCTTTCAACAAAATCAAATGAAACAGCACCGAAAGAAGAAACATCACATGTCCTCTCCGAGACCAAGTCTCTGATCAAGCTTGCATCGCCTATAGCTCTCACCGCTCTGATCCTTTACGCGCGTTCGATAATTTCAATGATTTTTCTCGGTCATCTCGGTGACACTGAGCTAGCTGCAGGCTCTTTAGCGATGGCTTTCGCGAATATTACAGGCTATTCGGTTCTGTCCGGTTTAGCACTTGGCATGGAGCCACTGTGTACTCAGGCTTTTGGAGCTCAGCGTCCGAAACTTTTGTCACTAACATTACAACGAACGATTTTGTTTCTGATGGTTTTTTCTATACCTATCATATATTTGTGGCTGAATATTTCGCATGTTCTGCTATTTTTACATCAAGAACCGAATATTACAGCATTAGGGAGGACATATCTTGTTTTTGCGATACCGGATTTAGTAACAAATTCGTTTATCCATCCTATCCGTATTTACCTTCGGGCGCAAGGCATCACGTATCCTCTAACgtttgcatcatttgtcggaaCGATCTTACATTTGCCCATAAATATTTTGTTGGTGTCGCATCTCCGGCTCGGCGTGGCTGGCGTAGCGGCTGCATCAGCTGCATCCAACTTGGTTGTTCTCGTGACAGTAGTTTGTTACGTGTGGGCCTCGGGTATTCATGTGCCAACTTGGGCTGCTCCGACCCGAGAATGTTTAACCGGGTGGATGCCACTGATCCGACTAGCCGCGCCTAGCTGTGTGTCCGTTTGTCTCGAGTGGTGGTGGTATGAGATTATGATTGTTTTGTGTGGGCTCCTTGTGGACCCCAAAGCCACCGTGGCTTCTATGGGTGTTTTGATTCAGACAACCTCGTTGATTTATGTGTTTCCTTCTTCTTTGAGTTTTGCGGTTTCGACTCGGGTCGGTAACGAACTCGGGGCGAACCGACCCGATAAGGCTCGGGTTTCGGCTGTGGTTTCGATTTTTTTGGCAGGGTTGATGGGCTTTTGTGCCATGTCTTTTGCTATACTAGTAAAAGATGTATGGGCTCATATGTTTACTAGTGATTCTAATATTTTACACTTGACATCTACTGTTTTGCCTATTCTTGGATTATGTGAACTCGGAAACTGTCCGCAGACCATTGGTTGTGGAGTGGTCCGGGGCACTGCCCGGCCATCTACCGCGGCCAATGTCAATCTCGGGGCATTTTATCTCGTTGGTATGCCCGTTGCCATTGGACTCGGATTTTGGTATGATTTAGGTTTCTCGGGGCTGTGGCTAGGGATGCTTGCGGCCCAATTTTGCTGTGCTGGGTTTATGTTGTGTGTTGTCGGATCTACGGACTGGGAGGACCAAGCAAAGAAAGCACAAGCTCTAACATGTTCCGAAAGCAAAGAGACAAAGGTGCCTAGTGGAGAAGGGAAAGAGACAGTGATATGCATAACGGTGACATGA